In Novosphingobium resinovorum, a single genomic region encodes these proteins:
- a CDS encoding HlyD family efflux transporter periplasmic adaptor subunit, producing the protein MTTVTHVVEHDIITTTEVESADEETARKAKRKKGFTGLVAAVLLLGGGYYAYDYFVASRHAVTDNAYVGANVAQVTPLIGGPVREVLVDDTQKVKRGDILLRLDDTDAKLAVARAEAQLALTERKVRGLIATDSGLGAQIASRAADQARADAQLAAARGELDKARIDLQRREALVASGSVSGDELTTARNAHTTALANVKAAEAARSQASANRLTAVGDRDANKALIADTTVENNPEVLAARTALDQARIDLDRTIIRAPVDGIVSKRQVQVGQRVSSGQTLMVVVPVQAAYVDANFKEVQLAKVRPGQSVTLISDLYGDNVEYKGKVIGFSGGTGSAFAVVPAQNATGNWIKVVQRLPVRIALDPKQLAEHPLQVGLSMTADIDLSN; encoded by the coding sequence ATGACCACTGTCACTCACGTCGTCGAACATGACATCATCACCACCACCGAGGTGGAAAGCGCCGATGAAGAAACCGCCCGCAAGGCCAAAAGGAAAAAGGGTTTCACCGGTCTCGTCGCGGCCGTGCTGCTGCTTGGCGGCGGCTATTATGCCTATGACTATTTCGTCGCTTCACGCCATGCGGTGACCGACAACGCCTATGTCGGCGCCAATGTCGCCCAGGTCACACCGCTGATCGGCGGGCCGGTGCGCGAAGTGCTTGTCGATGACACGCAGAAGGTGAAGCGCGGCGACATATTGCTGCGCCTCGACGATACCGACGCAAAACTGGCGGTTGCGCGGGCTGAGGCGCAACTGGCGCTGACCGAGCGCAAGGTGCGTGGCCTTATCGCCACCGATAGCGGTCTTGGCGCGCAAATCGCCTCGCGCGCCGCCGACCAAGCCCGCGCCGACGCCCAGCTTGCCGCCGCCCGCGGCGAACTCGACAAGGCCAGGATCGATCTTCAGCGCCGTGAGGCGCTGGTCGCCTCCGGCTCTGTTTCCGGCGACGAACTGACGACGGCGCGCAACGCCCACACCACGGCCCTTGCCAATGTGAAGGCCGCAGAGGCTGCCCGCTCACAGGCTTCGGCGAACCGGCTCACCGCTGTGGGAGACCGGGATGCGAACAAGGCGCTGATCGCCGACACCACTGTCGAAAACAATCCCGAAGTGCTGGCTGCGCGCACGGCGCTGGATCAGGCCCGGATCGATCTCGATCGCACGATCATCCGCGCACCGGTCGACGGCATCGTTTCCAAACGCCAGGTACAGGTCGGTCAGCGGGTGTCGTCAGGCCAGACGTTGATGGTCGTGGTGCCGGTTCAGGCGGCCTATGTCGACGCCAATTTCAAGGAAGTCCAGCTTGCCAAGGTTCGCCCGGGCCAGTCGGTGACGCTCATCTCCGACCTGTATGGCGACAATGTCGAATATAAAGGCAAGGTGATCGGCTTCTCCGGCGGCACGGGTTCCGCTTTCGCGGTGGTTCCCGCGCAAAATGCGACCGGCAACTGGATCAAGGTGGTCCAGCGCCTGCCCGTGCGCATTGCGCTCGATCCCAAACAACTGGCCGAGCATCCCTTGCAGGTCGGGCTGTCGATGACCGCCGATATCGATCTTTCCAACTGA
- a CDS encoding TetR/AcrR family transcriptional regulator has translation MRLKTEMRREAILETATQLFQEVGYERASMAEISARMGGSKATLYNYFRSKDELFAAAMFNAIETQGQQVVDMLDAPNDDVRTVLQRFGEAYLRFITAPETLAITRTAIAEGANSKLGASLYARGPMRAWEEVAAYVQQLQDRGILAATDPMLIAIHLKGLLEAGYVEPLLWGAKTKGKMAASVADAVDVFLRAYSVQ, from the coding sequence ATGCGTTTGAAAACCGAGATGCGGCGAGAGGCGATCCTGGAGACCGCGACACAGCTGTTTCAGGAGGTCGGCTACGAGCGGGCCAGCATGGCCGAAATATCGGCTCGGATGGGCGGCTCCAAAGCGACGCTCTACAATTATTTCCGGTCCAAGGACGAACTGTTCGCAGCCGCCATGTTCAATGCCATCGAAACGCAGGGCCAGCAGGTCGTGGATATGCTCGACGCCCCAAATGATGATGTAAGGACGGTGCTCCAGCGCTTTGGGGAGGCCTATCTGCGTTTCATCACCGCACCGGAGACGCTCGCCATTACCCGGACTGCGATCGCCGAGGGCGCGAACAGCAAACTAGGGGCAAGCCTCTATGCGCGCGGGCCAATGCGAGCATGGGAAGAAGTGGCGGCCTATGTGCAACAGTTGCAGGATAGAGGGATATTGGCCGCCACCGATCCCATGTTGATCGCGATCCACCTCAAGGGCCTGCTTGAAGCGGGATATGTAGAACCTCTGCTTTGGGGAGCCAAAACCAAGGGAAAAATGGCTGCATCCGTCGCGGACGCCGTGGACGTCTTCCTTAGGGCTTATTCCGTCCAGTGA
- a CDS encoding DHA2 family efflux MFS transporter permease subunit, whose protein sequence is MASATAHAGDDAPPLTGGKLMIAALAIAFANFLVVLDTTIANVSVPTIAGALGVSSTQGTWVITSYAVAEAITVPLTGWLSNRFGAQRVFITCYLAFAVLSFVCGLSTSLGMLIGGRVLLGLFGGLIMPLSQMLLLRIFPPEKATLATVLWAMTTLIGPVAGPILGGIICDTIGWQWIFFVKIPFAAAGGLIVLYLLKGRKDETAKAPIDKIGLALLVVWVAALQIVLDEGRNHDWFASPMVLAMAIVAVIGFVAFLIYELTEKNPIVDLRIFRHRGFSATVLTYAVGFGAFNATIVILPLWLQQNMGYTATWAGYATGLMGILAVMSAPGVGKAVEKYDPRLIICLGIIGLGLMTTWRMSFNSEVTFFQMAWPTLLTGPFMVMFFVPITGLAIATVNPDETANAAGMSNFLRTLAGAFATSLVQTRWANATRENQTELAGAMHQGQSTLDGMIAGGASPESARVMLTNIVEGQSVMLATLNTFAAIVMCFAVAAALIWLAPKPKGPIDTNAGH, encoded by the coding sequence ATGGCAAGCGCCACTGCACATGCCGGAGACGATGCGCCGCCGCTGACAGGCGGCAAACTGATGATAGCGGCGCTTGCCATCGCCTTCGCCAATTTCCTAGTCGTTCTGGACACGACCATCGCCAATGTCTCGGTCCCGACCATTGCCGGGGCGTTGGGCGTATCCTCGACGCAGGGTACATGGGTCATCACCTCCTATGCGGTCGCGGAAGCGATCACCGTGCCGCTGACGGGGTGGCTGTCCAACCGGTTCGGCGCGCAGCGAGTGTTCATCACCTGCTATCTGGCGTTCGCGGTCCTTTCCTTCGTCTGCGGTCTGTCGACTTCGCTGGGGATGCTGATCGGCGGGCGCGTCCTGCTGGGTTTGTTCGGCGGTCTCATCATGCCGCTCTCGCAGATGCTGCTGCTGCGCATTTTCCCACCCGAAAAGGCGACGCTGGCCACGGTCCTGTGGGCGATGACGACGTTGATCGGGCCGGTTGCAGGGCCTATTCTGGGCGGCATCATCTGCGACACCATCGGCTGGCAGTGGATCTTCTTCGTCAAGATTCCCTTCGCCGCGGCAGGCGGACTGATCGTGCTTTATCTCCTCAAGGGACGCAAGGACGAGACGGCGAAGGCCCCGATCGACAAGATCGGGCTGGCGCTGCTCGTCGTGTGGGTGGCGGCGTTGCAGATCGTTCTCGACGAAGGCCGCAACCATGACTGGTTCGCCTCGCCCATGGTCCTCGCCATGGCCATCGTCGCTGTAATCGGGTTCGTCGCTTTTCTTATCTACGAACTGACCGAGAAAAACCCGATCGTCGATTTGCGGATTTTCCGGCATCGCGGCTTCTCCGCAACTGTGCTGACTTATGCCGTGGGGTTCGGCGCCTTCAATGCGACCATCGTCATCCTTCCGCTCTGGCTTCAGCAGAATATGGGCTACACCGCCACCTGGGCCGGCTATGCAACCGGGCTCATGGGCATCCTCGCGGTCATGTCCGCGCCCGGCGTCGGCAAGGCCGTCGAGAAATACGATCCGCGTCTCATCATTTGCTTAGGGATCATCGGCCTAGGCCTGATGACCACCTGGCGGATGAGCTTCAACAGTGAAGTCACCTTCTTCCAGATGGCGTGGCCGACCCTCCTGACAGGGCCGTTCATGGTGATGTTCTTCGTGCCGATCACGGGACTCGCCATTGCGACAGTCAATCCCGATGAGACGGCGAACGCTGCTGGCATGTCCAACTTCCTAAGAACGCTGGCCGGTGCGTTCGCAACATCGCTTGTCCAGACCCGCTGGGCCAACGCGACGCGAGAAAACCAGACCGAACTGGCCGGCGCCATGCACCAGGGACAATCGACCCTGGATGGCATGATCGCGGGCGGCGCATCCCCGGAATCGGCGAGGGTCATGCTGACCAATATCGTCGAAGGGCAAAGCGTCATGCTGGCAACCCTCAATACGTTCGCGGCGATTGTAATGTGCTTCGCCGTCGCTGCCGCCCTCATCTGGCTTGCGCCCAAGCCCAAGGGACCGATCGATACCAACGCGGGTCACTGA
- a CDS encoding TetR/AcrR family transcriptional regulator has translation MKWKKPMSNKEGAAIRPVAQSSRRAERKEERRRLLIAAARSVFHEKGFAAATIDDIMARTGGSRGTLYGHFDGKLALFEAIVEEEAERFAQAVTETIAPAASGDLDAMAERLIAVATSEETIDLLRMVIAERQHYPGIGEIYRQIVPRIQAWMRRMFREQTGASFCRDEAASDFLADMFLAIVLADTQMGILTGITGDRLDKTHLIRTRQRLKALLALRDHLGADRLSELAALAQQDIEDGR, from the coding sequence GTGAAATGGAAGAAACCTATGTCGAATAAGGAGGGAGCGGCGATCCGTCCGGTCGCGCAAAGCTCCAGGCGTGCGGAGCGGAAGGAAGAGCGGCGGCGCCTGCTTATCGCCGCAGCCCGCTCGGTCTTTCACGAAAAGGGATTCGCCGCAGCCACCATCGACGACATCATGGCTCGCACCGGTGGGTCGCGCGGAACGCTCTATGGCCATTTCGACGGCAAGCTCGCTCTTTTCGAGGCGATTGTCGAGGAAGAGGCCGAGCGCTTCGCGCAGGCCGTCACCGAAACCATCGCGCCCGCCGCCAGCGGCGATCTCGATGCCATGGCGGAACGGTTGATCGCCGTCGCCACCAGCGAGGAAACGATCGATCTGTTGCGGATGGTGATTGCCGAGCGGCAGCATTATCCGGGTATCGGGGAAATCTATCGCCAGATCGTACCCAGGATCCAGGCATGGATGCGCCGTATGTTCCGTGAACAGACTGGTGCCTCGTTCTGCCGTGACGAAGCCGCGTCGGATTTTCTGGCGGACATGTTCCTCGCCATCGTTCTGGCCGACACACAAATGGGTATCCTGACCGGAATAACCGGCGACCGGCTCGACAAGACGCATCTTATTCGAACGCGCCAGCGTCTCAAGGCCTTGCTCGCCCTGCGAGATCATTTGGGCGCGGACAGGCTGTCCGAGCTCGCCGCTCTCGCGCAACAGGACATTGAAGATGGCCGATGA
- a CDS encoding phospholipase A, whose product MGRLHQRSCLILGAFWLVLPGTVWASPPDMEVLLTGQVETDASGEQVVALRFLNRTDRQEILALPDRIEAKVRQENRERTLLLARANDTEPHLAIDAHGFGQAHYRLPANEPLVRAMVSIPAWSTQEVVLAPIVKTATHEAENRSNPNAPILPPPPTDRKAGNAFVDNLDLYEPIYAVYGPGTDSEARIQLSFKYRLFGASANSQTSSNWRDGLYLAYTQRMFWDLESKSSPFRNIDFQPELIYITPTVGLTGDIAMTVQAGIRHESNGRDGPQSRSINSIYIAPMATLPIAGDYRLTFAPRLSLYVGNKSDNPDIVHYRGHAGLFMEVGEDNGLRLSTSTRFNFGSGKGAVNADLSYPLPRLLGGGPDLYLFAQSFYGYGENLLDYNRRTRRLRIGVALVR is encoded by the coding sequence ATGGGCCGCCTTCACCAACGAAGCTGCCTGATCCTCGGTGCATTCTGGCTTGTTCTTCCCGGCACCGTGTGGGCTTCACCGCCCGACATGGAAGTTCTACTGACCGGCCAGGTAGAAACCGATGCCAGTGGCGAACAGGTCGTTGCACTGCGCTTTCTGAACCGGACTGACAGACAAGAAATCCTCGCCCTGCCGGACAGGATCGAAGCGAAAGTCCGGCAGGAGAATCGTGAACGCACGCTCCTGTTGGCGCGCGCTAACGATACAGAGCCGCATCTTGCCATCGACGCGCATGGATTTGGGCAGGCCCATTATCGCCTGCCCGCAAATGAACCCCTCGTCAGAGCCATGGTCTCCATTCCTGCCTGGTCAACTCAGGAGGTGGTGCTTGCGCCCATTGTGAAGACCGCTACGCATGAGGCCGAAAATCGCTCGAATCCGAATGCACCGATTCTTCCACCGCCACCTACCGACAGAAAAGCCGGCAACGCCTTTGTGGACAATCTCGACCTGTATGAACCCATCTATGCCGTTTACGGGCCAGGCACCGACAGCGAAGCTCGCATTCAACTGAGCTTCAAATATCGCCTGTTCGGAGCCTCGGCGAACAGCCAGACGTCTTCCAATTGGCGAGACGGGCTGTACCTCGCCTACACCCAGAGAATGTTCTGGGACCTTGAAAGCAAATCCTCCCCGTTCCGCAACATCGATTTCCAGCCCGAACTTATCTACATCACACCGACAGTTGGCCTTACCGGCGACATCGCCATGACCGTGCAGGCGGGTATTCGTCATGAGTCCAACGGGCGGGACGGTCCCCAGTCGCGCAGCATCAACAGCATCTACATCGCTCCAATGGCAACCCTTCCGATCGCCGGCGATTACAGGCTAACATTCGCCCCCAGGCTTTCCCTGTATGTCGGTAACAAATCCGACAATCCGGATATCGTCCATTATCGCGGACATGCCGGATTGTTCATGGAGGTCGGAGAGGATAATGGACTGCGCCTCTCCACCTCCACCCGTTTCAACTTCGGTTCGGGCAAAGGGGCTGTCAATGCCGACCTGTCCTATCCGTTGCCCCGTCTCCTCGGCGGTGGTCCCGATCTCTATCTCTTCGCCCAGTCCTTCTACGGCTATGGTGAAAATCTGCTCGATTATAACCGGCGCACCCGCCGGTTACGTATAGGCGTTGCTCTCGTGCGATAA
- a CDS encoding efflux transporter outer membrane subunit yields MAFACLATTILLAGCAIPPPKGDLKPIARPESYAATESFATATQAQWPSDGWWKAYGDSQLDGLIEEGLAGATDLRVAEARFERARALVGQARSNLLPSVSASVEGGVTQQSDNYLFPEGFAPRGWPDYGQGSLSLNWELDFWGKNRAALAAAKAEAEAAGAEAAATRLAVSAGIADAYADLAGLYAERDAAEEAIKVRGQTHELMIGRKKQGLENDGAIQRAASALATAQGEIASLDENIALTRNRIAALMGAGPDRGLAIARPAISRVASAGLPANIPAELIGRRPDIIAARLRAGASDSRIRQARASFYPSVNLTGLIGLQALGIDNVFSSGSDFGSAAPAVTLPILDGGRLRAQYRGAESDYKAAVAQYDGTLVQALREVADAATSQRALGTRLDRAKAAEQAAQAAWTVANNRYRGGLATYLDVLAAEDSLISTRRTAAVLQTRAFSLDVALVRALGGGFRS; encoded by the coding sequence ATGGCCTTCGCCTGTCTCGCCACCACCATCCTGTTGGCCGGCTGCGCCATTCCGCCACCGAAAGGCGATCTCAAGCCCATTGCCCGGCCCGAGAGTTATGCGGCCACCGAGAGCTTCGCGACCGCCACGCAAGCGCAATGGCCTTCGGACGGCTGGTGGAAGGCCTATGGCGATTCGCAGCTCGACGGGCTGATTGAGGAGGGCTTGGCCGGAGCCACTGACCTGCGTGTTGCCGAGGCGCGCTTCGAGCGCGCCCGCGCGCTTGTCGGGCAGGCGCGTAGCAACCTGCTGCCTTCCGTCAGCGCCAGCGTGGAAGGTGGCGTCACCCAGCAAAGCGACAATTATCTCTTTCCTGAGGGTTTTGCGCCGCGCGGTTGGCCCGATTACGGGCAAGGAAGCCTCAGTCTGAACTGGGAGCTTGATTTCTGGGGCAAGAACCGGGCGGCGCTGGCAGCAGCGAAGGCTGAAGCCGAAGCGGCGGGCGCGGAAGCTGCCGCAACCCGCCTGGCCGTATCCGCCGGGATCGCCGACGCTTATGCCGACCTTGCCGGCCTCTATGCCGAACGGGACGCGGCAGAAGAAGCGATCAAGGTCCGCGGTCAAACGCACGAACTCATGATCGGCCGCAAGAAGCAGGGGCTGGAGAATGACGGTGCGATACAGCGTGCCGCCTCGGCCCTGGCGACCGCGCAAGGCGAAATCGCCTCTCTCGATGAAAATATCGCGCTGACCCGCAACCGCATCGCCGCGCTGATGGGCGCGGGGCCTGACCGGGGGCTTGCTATCGCCCGCCCCGCAATTTCCAGAGTGGCGAGTGCCGGCCTTCCCGCCAATATCCCCGCTGAATTGATCGGGCGTCGCCCGGACATCATCGCGGCGCGCTTGCGGGCAGGTGCTTCGGACAGCCGCATCAGGCAAGCCCGCGCTTCCTTCTATCCCAGCGTCAATCTGACCGGCCTGATCGGTTTGCAGGCGCTCGGCATCGACAATGTCTTCAGCTCTGGATCGGACTTTGGATCGGCAGCCCCCGCCGTGACCCTGCCGATCCTCGACGGCGGCCGCCTGCGCGCGCAATATCGCGGGGCAGAATCAGACTATAAGGCCGCCGTCGCTCAATATGACGGCACGCTCGTCCAGGCATTGCGCGAAGTTGCCGATGCCGCCACCAGCCAGCGCGCGCTCGGCACAAGACTGGATCGTGCCAAAGCCGCAGAACAAGCGGCACAAGCCGCGTGGACCGTCGCCAACAATCGCTATCGTGGCGGCCTCGCCACCTATCTCGATGTTCTCGCCGCCGAAGACTCGCTGATTTCCACCCGGCGGACTGCCGCCGTCCTGCAAACCCGTGCCTTTAGCCTCGACGTCGCGCTGGTCCGCGCGCTCGGCGGCGGCTTTCGTTCCTGA
- a CDS encoding SDR family NAD(P)-dependent oxidoreductase yields the protein MNEIKEPVMNISETVPMERRRAIVVGAAGGIGSDICRRMALEGYRVVVADYNEDRAREVLRTLAGEGHDVSVFDVTKDRAVDAAFDSIEADGPASVLVVASGGAPVNPDNPHPNIATTATEDWNRGIALNLSGVFFCIRKFAQLRLARPLEHSRIITMTSGTGQLAVSPANPAYVASKAALIGLTRQVAYDLAHANITVNTIAPGVVGTPEFYRNTSEEFRAQTARSALLNRLGTPEEVGFGVVFLASPQASYITGTTLDINGGAHMH from the coding sequence ATGAATGAAATCAAGGAGCCTGTGATGAATATTTCCGAAACCGTGCCGATGGAACGGCGCAGAGCCATTGTTGTGGGCGCCGCCGGCGGGATCGGCAGTGACATATGCCGGCGCATGGCGCTGGAAGGGTATCGCGTCGTCGTTGCAGACTATAATGAAGACCGAGCCCGTGAAGTCTTGCGCACTTTGGCGGGCGAGGGCCACGACGTAAGCGTGTTCGATGTCACAAAAGATAGGGCGGTGGATGCCGCATTCGATAGCATCGAGGCGGATGGGCCGGCCAGCGTGCTGGTGGTGGCGTCCGGCGGCGCTCCCGTGAACCCGGATAATCCTCATCCCAATATTGCGACGACGGCCACCGAGGACTGGAACCGGGGTATCGCTCTGAACCTCAGCGGGGTTTTCTTCTGTATTCGCAAATTTGCCCAGTTGCGTCTGGCCCGCCCTCTTGAGCACAGCCGGATCATAACGATGACCTCGGGAACCGGCCAGCTTGCGGTAAGCCCGGCCAACCCCGCCTATGTGGCGTCAAAGGCCGCGCTGATCGGCCTCACCCGTCAGGTCGCCTACGATCTGGCTCACGCCAACATCACCGTCAACACCATCGCTCCAGGCGTGGTCGGAACACCGGAATTCTACCGCAATACGAGCGAAGAATTCAGGGCACAAACCGCGCGATCTGCATTGCTCAACCGTTTGGGGACGCCCGAGGAAGTCGGCTTTGGCGTCGTGTTCCTGGCATCGCCGCAGGCGTCCTACATCACTGGAACCACGCTGGATATCAATGGCGGCGCACACATGCACTGA
- a CDS encoding SDR family oxidoreductase, producing the protein MSETILVTGATGQLGQRVVHHLLETQGVAPESLILLSRDPGKLSDLSARGVQARIGDFDDAASLGQAFDGADRILIISTDAVGEPGKRLRQHLAAVSAAATAGAHIAYTSMLAPEPGNPVLFAPDHYGTEQAIKETGRPYTIFRNGWYQENLLMTLPQAIKMGTLYTSAGEGRTSHIAREDVARAIAASLASGSTESITYQLTGPEALTTTDVAALAGEVAGKQIPVVNLTDEQLLEGIKAAGVPEGFARLLVSFDANARTGSNSLVTDDVATLSGQQPLPLRAFLESSKAALIA; encoded by the coding sequence ATGAGTGAAACGATCCTCGTCACCGGCGCAACCGGCCAGCTCGGCCAGCGCGTGGTTCACCATCTCCTGGAGACCCAAGGTGTGGCGCCTGAGAGCCTGATCCTGCTGAGCCGTGATCCAGGCAAGTTGTCTGACCTCAGCGCAAGGGGTGTCCAGGCGAGGATCGGAGACTTCGACGACGCAGCGTCGCTGGGCCAAGCCTTCGACGGTGCCGATCGCATTCTCATCATCTCCACGGATGCTGTCGGCGAGCCGGGCAAGAGGTTGCGTCAGCATCTTGCAGCCGTTTCGGCCGCAGCCACAGCAGGTGCGCATATTGCCTACACCTCGATGCTGGCGCCCGAACCGGGTAATCCGGTGCTCTTCGCGCCCGATCATTATGGCACCGAGCAAGCGATCAAGGAAACGGGTCGTCCCTACACGATTTTCCGTAATGGCTGGTATCAGGAGAATCTCCTGATGACTTTGCCGCAGGCGATCAAGATGGGGACGCTCTACACATCGGCAGGCGAAGGCCGGACCTCTCATATTGCGCGAGAGGACGTCGCTCGCGCTATTGCCGCCTCGCTGGCGTCCGGTTCTACGGAGAGCATCACCTATCAGTTGACCGGCCCCGAGGCGCTGACGACCACCGATGTCGCCGCATTGGCGGGCGAGGTCGCAGGCAAGCAGATTCCGGTCGTCAACCTCACCGACGAGCAGTTACTGGAGGGCATCAAGGCGGCCGGCGTCCCGGAGGGCTTCGCGCGGCTTCTGGTGTCCTTCGACGCCAACGCACGCACCGGCAGCAACTCCCTCGTTACCGATGACGTGGCAACGCTTTCCGGACAACAGCCCCTCCCACTTCGGGCTTTTCTGGAGAGCAGCAAGGCCGCGCTTATCGCATAG
- a CDS encoding NAD(P)/FAD-dependent oxidoreductase, which yields MSPRKNILIVGGGVAGLDLAGQLAGAPAKRLGLDIRLIDREPAHVWKPMLHTIAAGTADTGANQTAYLVQAQQRGFRFEMGEVMAVDRAAKQVLLAPLVVDGAEILPARSLPYDKLVLAAGSRANDFGTPGVVEHCMTIDCRREAIAFSERLRVAMLQAIASNDHLSIAIVGAGATGVELASELVRLADVLEQHGASGARSGLKIYLIESQPRILGPFPERVAHAAHTVLESLGIEVLTQARVLAGDADGFQLADGRRIEASIKLWAAGVRAPEFVAAIDGLDHSRLGQVIVNPNLATPNDPDIFALGDCASVMLPDRESPLPTTAQAAYQQSVYLGRTLPTILEGKPVPPFRYHDFGSLVSLGGYDAYGTLGRFGLFRGGFLHGRMAQLGHALLYRRHQARIYGPVRGSLLWLADTLDTSVRRRERLA from the coding sequence ATGAGCCCGCGCAAAAACATCCTGATCGTCGGTGGCGGTGTGGCCGGACTCGACCTTGCGGGCCAACTGGCGGGCGCCCCGGCGAAGCGGCTGGGCCTTGACATACGCCTCATAGATCGTGAGCCGGCCCATGTCTGGAAGCCCATGCTCCATACGATCGCGGCCGGAACGGCCGACACCGGCGCCAACCAGACCGCCTATCTGGTTCAGGCTCAGCAGCGTGGCTTCCGTTTCGAGATGGGCGAAGTGATGGCCGTCGACCGCGCAGCGAAGCAAGTCCTTCTGGCGCCGCTCGTCGTCGATGGGGCGGAGATTCTCCCCGCGCGCAGCCTGCCCTATGACAAGCTGGTGCTGGCTGCGGGAAGCCGAGCCAACGACTTCGGCACACCCGGCGTCGTAGAGCATTGCATGACGATCGATTGCCGGCGCGAAGCCATTGCCTTCAGCGAGCGGCTGCGTGTCGCAATGCTTCAGGCGATCGCCTCGAACGACCATCTTTCGATTGCTATCGTTGGGGCTGGCGCGACCGGGGTAGAGCTTGCCTCCGAACTGGTGCGGCTGGCCGATGTGCTGGAACAGCATGGCGCTTCGGGAGCGCGAAGCGGGCTGAAAATATACCTTATCGAATCTCAGCCGCGCATTCTCGGCCCCTTTCCCGAGCGCGTAGCGCATGCCGCGCACACGGTCCTGGAGTCGCTGGGCATCGAGGTGTTGACGCAGGCGCGCGTTCTGGCGGGCGATGCCGATGGGTTCCAGCTTGCCGATGGACGCAGGATCGAGGCATCCATCAAACTCTGGGCGGCCGGGGTGCGTGCGCCCGAGTTTGTCGCTGCGATAGATGGCCTGGACCACAGCAGGCTCGGGCAGGTCATCGTAAACCCGAATTTGGCGACACCCAATGACCCCGATATCTTCGCGCTGGGCGACTGTGCGAGTGTCATGCTTCCGGACCGCGAGAGTCCATTGCCGACCACGGCCCAAGCAGCCTATCAGCAGAGCGTTTATCTTGGCCGCACTTTGCCTACAATATTGGAAGGAAAGCCCGTGCCGCCATTTCGCTACCATGACTTCGGGTCATTGGTGTCGCTCGGCGGTTATGACGCTTATGGGACGCTTGGCCGCTTCGGGTTGTTCCGGGGTGGGTTCCTGCACGGGCGCATGGCGCAGCTTGGGCATGCGCTGCTCTATCGGCGGCATCAGGCGCGAATTTATGGACCGGTTCGCGGTAGCCTGCTGTGGCTTGCCGATACCCTCGACACCTCGGTGCGCCGGCGCGAGCGCCTGGCCTGA
- a CDS encoding DUF6118 family protein, producing MMDEDEYREPDAGDDPALAFARVEDRLASVHGEVGLLRAAIAGLAATRESIEIPDYEPTLARTEKVLGVLVQQIDPIAKSPLLSMTPHNMAGEIVSAALHARREDQRLIAEARTGLDQAAREVGNRLASARRGDVQNRWLIGTGLGGAALGMLLYAALAGPVARMMPASWHWPERRAMHALGEPTMWDAGQRLMQTAAPESWALIVAASPLVDGNREAVQKCREQADKAKKPVRCTIEVRPDGGR from the coding sequence ATGATGGACGAGGATGAATATCGCGAACCCGATGCTGGTGACGATCCGGCGCTGGCGTTCGCGCGGGTCGAGGATCGGTTGGCGTCGGTGCATGGCGAGGTCGGGTTGCTGCGCGCCGCGATCGCGGGGCTGGCTGCTACGCGCGAGTCCATCGAGATACCCGATTACGAGCCGACGCTGGCCCGCACCGAAAAGGTGCTGGGGGTGCTGGTGCAGCAGATCGACCCCATCGCCAAAAGTCCTCTCCTGTCGATGACGCCTCACAACATGGCGGGCGAGATCGTATCGGCGGCGCTCCATGCCCGTCGCGAGGATCAACGGCTGATCGCCGAAGCCCGGACAGGACTGGACCAGGCCGCGCGCGAGGTCGGCAACCGGCTCGCATCCGCACGGCGCGGCGATGTGCAAAACCGCTGGCTGATCGGGACCGGGCTGGGGGGCGCGGCGCTGGGGATGCTGCTCTATGCGGCGCTCGCCGGCCCGGTCGCGCGGATGATGCCGGCGAGTTGGCACTGGCCCGAGCGGCGGGCGATGCACGCGCTTGGCGAACCGACGATGTGGGATGCGGGGCAACGGTTGATGCAGACCGCCGCGCCCGAGAGCTGGGCGTTGATCGTCGCGGCCTCGCCGCTCGTCGATGGCAACCGCGAGGCGGTGCAGAAATGCCGCGAGCAGGCTGACAAGGCGAAAAAGCCGGTGCGCTGCACGATCGAGGTCAGGCCCGATGGCGGAAGGTGA